The Epinephelus lanceolatus isolate andai-2023 chromosome 16, ASM4190304v1, whole genome shotgun sequence nucleotide sequence taaagaaattcgtcaggtttttattttgtagacaattgatctgtatttatagcgtgatgggatgacagcacaatgatgtgtgtggcatttctgtgcgaccctgcattcatgAGTAATCCATCTAagaataatgtgtgtgcaaagctgtttGAAAACTGCGTCGATCAAACGAGTAccagaattttcttttttaaataaatgttattatAGAGAAGAGAGAGTCACTCAATCACCTTCCATCCTCCCACGTACTTTCACCGCACAAatgaaatggtttatttttatttcattttattcattcatttaggtCGGGAAAAAATACAGAGGTCATGACCTCGGTGTCCTCAATGGTAGTTACGGCCTTgccctcaacatggcagcaactacacactgattactgtgaAAATAAGAAGGTAACCTCACATTTTGCAAcccctttttgtgttttttgtttgcatCGTTcagttgtcataatgcatgtctctgtggttttgtgtctctgtcacagctgtgtgtgtgctctgtgctgctgtcccttttccctccaccgtagatctgcccaggtgtgctgcgtTACTTAACAAGGTGCAGCgcacctggcatggaggaggtgcttcagaggagagaggcctctggtgtggagactgctggtcctgctgcctctcagcctgtgagcttttgttgtcttgtttgcttgttttactTGTAATAAACCCCATGGATCTGAGTGTTTAAAGGTGATGGTCATGTGATTATTTTGGATCAGTGTTGGAGTTTTGTTTGCCCCATAGGGCGCCTAAGGGTGGGGCGTAACAGTCtcattgcagtcattttgtgtctctttgtggttgttttgtttctctttgtggtagttGACATCTCTTtttagacattttgtgtctctttgtggtcattttgcatgtgtctgtgaagttgttttgtttctctttgtagttgtgtcGTGTCTCTCTGTGGTAATCTAcgtctcttttttttaataattttgtgtctctctagttgttttgtttctctttgtagttgtgttgtgtctttttgtagttgttttgtggctctttgtagttgtgttgtgtctctctgtggtagtttacatctcttttttagtaattttgtgtctctctgcagttgttttatttctctttgtagttgttttgtgtctctctgtagttgttttgtgtctctctgtggtagtttacatctcttttttagtaattttgtgtctctctgcagttgttttgtttctctttgtagttgttttgtgtctctttgtggtagtttacatctcttttttagtaattttgtgtctctctgcagttgttttgtttctctttgtagttgttttgtgtctctgtagttgttttgtttctctttgtagttgtgttgtgtctttttgtagttgttttgtgtctctttgcagttgtgttgtgtctctctgtggtagtttatgtctcttttttagtagctttgtgtctttgaagttgttttgtgtctctgtagttgttttgtttctctttgtagttgttttgtgtctctctgtagttgttttgtgtctctctgtagttgttttgtttctctttgtagttgtgttgtgtctctttgtggtagttaACATCTCTTttttagtaattttgtgtctctgcagttgttttgtttctctttgtagttgttttgtgtctctttgcagttgtgttgtgtctctttgtggtagtttacatctcttttttagtaattttgtgtctctctgcagttgttttgtttctctttgtagttgttttgtgtctctctgtagttgttttgtgtctctctgtggtagtttatatctattttttagtaattttgtgtctctctgcagttgttttgtttctctttgtagttgttttgtgtctctgtagttgttttgtttctctttgtagttttgtgtctctctgtagttgttttgtttctctttgtagttgttttgtgtctctctgtggtagtttacatctcttttttggtaattttgtgtctctgcaattgttttttttctctttgtagttgttttgtgtctctttgcagttgtgttgtgtctctttgtggtagtttacatttcttttttagtacttttgtgtctctctgcagttgttttgtttctctttgtagttgttttgtgtctctctgtagttgttttgtttctctttgcagttgtgttgtgtctctttgtggtagtttacatctcttttttagtacttttgtgtctctctgcagttgttttgtttctctttgtagttgttttgtgtctctctgtagttgttttgtttctctttgtagttttgtttctctctgtagttgttttgtgtctctctgtagttgttttgtttctctttgtagttgttttttgtctctctgtagttgttttgtttctctttgtagttgttttgtgtctctctgtagttgttttgtgcctctctgTGGTAGTTAacatctctctgtagttgttttgtgtctctctgtagttgttttgtttctctctgtggtAGTTTACGTCTCTTtttagtagttttgtgtctttgaagttgttttgtgtctgtgtagttgttttgtgcctctctgtagttatttgtgtctctttgtggtagtttaCGCCCCTTCTAGTaacttgtgtgtctttgtagttgttctgtGACACTTTgagcctgttcagtaatccgtCCATGTTTATAGCCTCACGTTAGCATTTACAATTCAGAAATCATAAAAGCAGTGTTCATTTCTGAAGTTAATCTTGCTGagcaaaacctgtaagtatcaaacttttgtttgctaCAGAGTTCATTTTCTGAAAAAACCCAAAACCCACTGTCTTCCAGACATTTCTCTATCGCTGACACAGTGCTGCGGAGATAGGTCTGGCATCGCGAGCCTAGAGAGACTAAATGACTTGTTAATGTGTTAACTCACCTCCCCACCCCAAAACACCCCCACAGGCCCCCACCCAGGGGTGTCTCTAGGGAATACACTGCCCCAATGTCCCCTGTTTCCTTATCACCTTACTGCTGATGAGCGTTTAGCATTTTCCTGTGTCCCTCTGAAGCAGCTGCTCTCGGCACTGTAACTGGGTCGGACATGATAAAATTGGAAGTACTGCAAGCCGCTCCAGATAACAGCAGCCTCTGCATCGGAGAATTAGAACAATACACCTTACGGGCGGCGGGGTGGGGGCTCTCACAAACACGgcaatttctgttttttatttgtaataaatTGTCAAATAACCATTTTCTTTGTCTTGATGaagcatgaaaacacaaataaaacagcactCTGCCGTGTTACAGCCTCTGGTTAAAAGCCGCTATTAAAAtctgtgtatgcatgtatgtgtgtgtaggtgtgatgtgtgtgtgtagatctGTGTGTGTAAGCGAGGGAAAAACTGAGAGGCAGAGTGTTTGTTTACTCTCACTGAGTGCTCCTGTGTTAATGCATGGTTGCtccagtttctgtgtgtgtttctatacTGATGTTTGTGTTCTCTTGCATGTATTGAAGGTTAATCATCGACACACCTGCGTATGTTTGTAGCGTGTCACTGTCAGTGAAAACTCCAGCACAGGACACGCTGCTGGCGTCATGCTGGCGTCatgctttgtgttgttttggggGTTTGCCAGTTTTCACCAAAGAATGCTAATTTTTGCAAAGCAGTACATCACTTCAGGGGTTTTTGCAAAGAGTTTATGTCCCCATGGAGCCGAGGTCCTCTTGCAACAATTACAGCTCAGGAAAAGCCTCCAATAACAGTAAGTGAAGAGAAAATTGGGGATAAATGAGATGTTTATCAGGCGCCAGTGTTCCTCTCAGTACATagaaaaacaaaccagagaGTGCTTGTGCTGTAAACTGTTTAATCTAAAATCCATTTAAAGCCCAATTTTGTATATCTTTGTgtagatatttgttttaataatcGAATACAAACATACATTCTCAACTAACCaagtgaaaattaaaaataatgtgttgTCGCTCCTCACCTGGACTCTTAGACGCCATCTTCTCCGACTCTTTGGGCGTCCTGAAGAGGATGGGCTCGCTGGGGGGGCTGCTGCCTCCCATGCTGATGCTCTGAACGTGAACGATGTACTCCGTGTCCTCATCCAGATCCCACAATGCGCAGGAGCGTGTGGTGGTGTTGACCTCCTGGATGAACCTCAGCATGCGTACATCCTTCTTCTGCAGAGATGGCGGGGAACAGAAGGGCAGCGTTAGAGAACTCAGGGGGCTCGGAGTAATGTGATACTTCATTGATCCCTGCAGGAAAATTCTCTTTGCTTTGGCACCACGTCAGAGGAGGAGTCACAGGTCAGGGTTAAACTGGTGCATCGAGCCACTGCCTGAGACTTTGTAACCACAGTTTATGATTGGCTTTaattataaatgtttttttccaacatgCCAGGAACAGAATTCTGGGAGAACCACTTACTTCTTGTAATCACTTtgacataaaatatatattggAACAAAGCATTAAATACAATCAAAACCCTGCATCAATTTAAATAACGTCACAGGTTCATAGTTTTGTTCTCTGAGTCAACTCAGAGTCAAAGTCAGATTTTCCCTCTGACGATCCCTCCTGAGAAAATCCACCCTCTGGTTAAGGCTGATATGTTGCAAATGCAAACACGTCTCTCTTGGTTAACAGTAGAGAAAAAGCTGAAATAAAGCCTCCGGGGTTTGTCCTGCAATGTAATTAAGCTTAAAGAAACACAGTGCTTCTCTGGCCATGTACGCTCTGCTTGAAATGTACATTATTATCCAGCTCGGACTGCTTGCTCAGGTCAATTGGTTCCTGCTGGATCAGGAGTAAATCTCCTCAGGGGCTTTTTAATTTACTGGGCTATTAAAGAGGAGAATTTCTTAACCTATCTAAACTGTAGGCGAAGTGTACATTTGAAAAGTATCTGAAAGTGTATATAACAACTATTTGGCGACAAATATTTGACTATTTAAAACTTGCATTGCTTGGTCTTGTGTCTGTTTCATCTAAACCAGGGGTATTCAATGTCACACACTGGGTCACCCCCCTGTTTGATGGTACATTCTAAGTAAGTACGGCATTTAAAGTAACTTCCATGTTTAGGTACTCAAATTATTGTAGAGTactaaaaacaaaatctaaTGTAAGAACAGTAATGCAAATTGGCCACCAATGAGAAAAAAGTGCAATAtgaaatttatttattgaacTAACAGGATTCAATTGAcccaaactttctgttgctgccattacatgGGCTGCTGGAGTCCGGAGCTGCTCTCCTCTCAATCAGTTCAACATCTGCCTGGTTAGCATGGAgtcagctcagaccagggtccgacaacaccacagctgtgctccattgactctactgcagtcgtttcagatttccttcattttcaggctggttttgtggatgtggagctaaatgttgtgcctggggctcgtcgtgtattaatgatactcgttacctggagaggttggaaaaagatatacgtttcttccctgttccaaaaccaaaatcaaaccctgaaaagtgtacggtgtcggaccctggtctgagccggcccgatgctacgtcatgattggccagtctgtgtccaggggcgggacttagtgaagggtcagtTGGTAGAGGTTTTAAATCATCTAAACAAACTGCAACAACTAGCTTCCTGTTGTTTTGTTGCGTGTGCACTTGTCACGGTCATGTCATGCAGCGTATTTTCTTCATGTCTCTCTGATCTAAACTTTGTCCTGACACGCACTGAAATGAaggacaccacacacacacacacacacacacacacacacacacaggtacctGCTGAGTGATGGCAAATCCAATGACGGGGTCCCCCTCCAGGATTTCCCACGTGACCACGGCGGAGTTTACCTCAATGTCTTTGATGGTCACATTGAGTGGAGCTGACAGCAGggtgtctgacacacacacacacacacacacacacacacacacacacagtagagaCATAGAGAGAGACAGGTCATGCATATTGTGCCACTACACCTTGTAATACACACAACTGATGCAACAATGTAGACCTGAACACACATCCTCCCCTCTCCATCACTCTTTgaactcttcctcctcttcctcctcttcctcctcgtgCTCTCTGGCCCCGTCTTCCCTAAAATCTTCTCTTCTTCTACAGATTAATCTTTCTGCTTTCATTAATACCAGACTTAATTAACCACACAAGTCTCTTGGTGTTTCCTTTGAAAAGGCGCTCTTTCTCATCTATCTTCATCTTGGCGTTTCtccttgtctttctctctctctctcacacacacacacacacacacacacacacacacacacacacgttttccTGTCTTCACCTTCCTTCTTCTCGCTCTTCCTTCTCCCACACACATCTCATTAAAGTGTGACTCATGAGGATGTTTTCCTCGGTCATACTGCCAACTGATTTTAATGTtcgggttaaaaaaaaaacacctcaccTCCCAGAATTCAAGGCAATGTTTGTTGATGAGGAGATTAACTATGATGGATTAAGTTACAGTCTTGCTTAAGTTTCTCCCATCCTTAACTGTAAAGGGAgcagagtgtgtgcgtgtgtgtgtgtgtgtgtgtgtgtgtgggagagagaaagtatgtgtctttgtgtatgAGCTTAAACCAACTCAAGGTCTTCTATGATCAGAGCCAGGCCTGTATTTCCCATGAGCCTCGCTTGTAAAAGCAACGTCCGAGTGAGACCTTGACATTGTACTAGATCACACACATGGCTGctcgcgtgcacacacacattcacacacatttgcatttaCTCTATTCTGTCCTATAAATACTCCAAATGCCTGTCCATGTGATCTGGTCTGAAGACAACCTCATGTAACAGAGAATAAAGCAATGATGACTTTAATACAGTGGTCTCAGGACATCACTTGCAGTAAAGTGGAAGTCAACAACTTTTTGACTAGCTAGTGTGCTAGCTAGCTCGTTAAGGCCTTCTACTAATCAATTGCTTGATCATTTACGTTAATAACTTCCCCCACTGCTCATTTAAAAACGCCACCACATTAAAGCCACATTAAGCCTCACTTTAATTCTGTGATACTTCCTGTCACTGGGAACAACCCTGGAAAAAAAGTAAGGCTACAGTGGGCAGGCTAGCacgcaaatgttagcatgctaacgctAGCTCACTAACTctggcagccagaaacaaacatcTATGACTCATTGTCTCTTTGACAATCCAAACAAAGAACACATTTTCTTGTAGTGGCCTCTCTAAAGTGAGCAGGAATGAAAGTTAATGTTAAGAGTATTCTGTTATGATGAAGTACCCAGCGCCCTAGCATGCTAActgttaaggccctgacacaccaagccgacggtcagcCGTCAACCAAAgttgggccgtcggtgagcgtctgtcgccctagtttttgcggtgtgtcctgcactgtcGGCACTTCGGCGTCGGTGGCttttttcggccgattgagcatgttgaatcggcggcggagcttgtcggtgagagagatcactctgatcggctgttcaggttttatttcctcgcccctgtagcgagtgaatctgcctgtagtgaaaccggggctaaccggtgcttcctcctcaggctccacttcactcagctgccccacagacccgctgcttcttcacactttaacctgaataacaaaccggagctagctgggagcggctagcggagcgttagccgcagcatgaccagagggaagcacagccagttagtctccgctagtctctgagctagccccggctctccgtttggatccaaccggagcaccgagccctggtttgttattcaggttaaagtgggaagaagcagcgggtttatcgggcagctgagtgaagtggagcctgcggaggaaacaccgggaccgtctggatgtaatagtccgtggaggtgctgcggtgctcggctgcacagataggaaacccctcggctgacaggatgtaccactctctcactccgctctctctcacgcaggcgcagaacgtacgtgctacttggctgtcagatgtagtccgtgtagtgtgttcaaatgcaactgacacagggcgacgtgaggcgacgtagacgacgcaacagttggcttccgtcgccgctagttctttgatgtcagtttggtgtgtccgcacctttaggTCATCTTTGCAAGCTAATTTGAGTTTATTTCCATGGTGGCAAAATACTAACAATTAATCTAAAAAGCAAATCTTAATTTTAATGTCCATAGTAACAGACTAATGTTAACTACAGTAAAACTTTCAGGTTGGGTCTCAtccagtgttgccagatcttgggagagaaacaagcaaccagggctaaggaaacaagcccaaaagaagccaCTCCCTTTCTACAAATCTTATTGTATTCTTTCCATATTTCGCCCACTTGTTTGCCAAATAGTTAAAGAACCTCAATTACTCGcgcaatttaaatgtgaaaagtctcattgactgaccgccacctgtgtgtatgcggagaaggagaggggcggagggagcggagctgtggaaacatcctgcagtccgACATACTATCATGAGTTTAAATAACTGGATGGATAGAGAAaggcgacgtttagagagcaagcctaAATAAGCAGCTCCACTTAGGGAACGAGCCCAAAAAAACGCAacccgcgactaccaatatttgtaagcgactttaccAAAAAAACAAGCCTAAAGTCGCGGCTAGTAAGTGGACCTGGTCTCATCTTAGGCGTTTCTCAATCTGCGTTCTTGCCTGTACTTGTGTTCTTGCGGACTTGTGAAACGTCATCAGTCGCAGCCCAAGTACGGCTCCAATTCAAAGTACAGTCCAAATGCCCAGATGTGAACTTGCTCTGCCTGTTCCATTATGGATGCACCAGGAGGTGACTTGTGTGGACTTTTGACAGCCAAGCATCCCAGAATGCATTTCTCACAGACCAGCGGCAATGGGAGTTTGTACTCCCGAGTCGAACTTGCCAAGTCCAAACTCCCAAGTGTGCAAGTCCGAACTTGGCGTACTTGGTATTGAGAAACGCCTCTATTTTTAACAGGGCACTGGTAGCTGGGCActctttgatgacatcacaaatgctgattggctgagacAGTTGGTGTCCCAGGGCTATCACACAAAATGTTCTCAGGACAACAACCACATGACAAAATCAGGACGTGCAGCTAGGTAACGCTGTCTGctcattaataaattaattattcaTAACGTCACTCAAAATTGGTCTATTACATCATAAGCTACATAGACAAGTTGTAACACTTAATGCTTCTCTGTAGCTCTCATGTCCATGTGTTCCCTTCTCCACTCCatttaaaagtgtgtgtttgtgtgatccAGTTAGGCCACACCGCTCTTTCTTCCTGTCTGTTTACCCCTCAGATTACAGGGAGTCTGTCACTTTCTGCAAATTAGATTGTCACATTGTCACACCTCTGCAAATACTGAACGCGCAGCCTCGTCCGCAGAGTCAAATAATGGTATTACAGGAAGAAGAATGcactctgtttctctgtgtctgtccgAACACAGCAGAGAAAACTAAAGCATTGGTGAAATTAATTTTTTGGTGGGGGCCAAACTCTCTCAGTGGCTCCCAGAGGCtccatgtgtgtttgctgatgcagacgagatggtgtgtgtgtgatacattGCTAATACTCCCTGTTTGACTAGCTGTTTTCCCACTGTTTGTCTTCCAGCactgacactcacacacacccacagaaacAATACAATAGCAAAGAGGGATTCCCATCAGTTCTTAAGCTGTTTGCTGCCAAAGAGCTAAAAGCTGGCTGCAGAATCACAAAACTCCCTCTTAAAACTACATTCATCTCCAGCCTCAGGAAGCCAAATATCAAATCTCTAGGGGCTGAGATAAATCCCACATGATCTTATCGCCAAGATTTCAGCTTTTCAAAGGACTATCTGTCATCTCTCAGCTTATCATCGGGACACAATGTAACCGAGATCTTACGCTTGAGATGAATGTTCTTCTTGAATATAAACTGCTGCAGGTTAAAAATACGCAACGCTGTGAAAGATAGATGAGGCGCTGTATCCAACATGCATAATATAGCATGATTAGATTCATGCTGTATGTGGGGCTAAGAATAGAAACACCTCATCCTTACTTTATCTAATACTGTTTCACATCCCTTCTGGACTTTATGGCGTGCTGAAGCTGAATTCTTTTAGGCAAAGCAACATTTCAGGGTTGCATTTAACACTTATTTCCATTGTTAATTATTGTCTTGATTCGATGAAgaaggtgacatcttcaaatatcttgttttgtccaaccaacagtccaaaagcCAAAGATGTTTCATTTATTATCATATGTGCAAATCCTGGTATTTATAGACAGGTATAAAGCTGGAACCAGAGATgagcaatatatcaatatttgaTCTAGACTGATATGTCGTCTTTAGGCCAAGGAGACGAGATATCGTCTTAGTATTTGAACACTGTAATATCATAAGATTTGTCTGCTACTGGTTTTAACACCTCCATTACGTTAAaattatgtaattttctgaacataTCAAATTGTtcttctattatttgcctttacccacttagtcatccACCCACTTACAATATCCTCGCAATATAAACATTGAGGTATTTGGTCCAAAATATTATGATATTTGCTTCTCTACATATCACTCAGCTCTTGctgaaaccagcaaatatttggcATTATTGC carries:
- the fndc5b gene encoding fibronectin type III domain-containing protein 5b, with protein sequence MAKPGLSAAVLLLLLGFLSASSVKADTLLSAPLNVTIKDIEVNSAVVTWEILEGDPVIGFAITQQKKDVRMLRFIQEVNTTTRSCALWDLDEDTEYIVHVQSISMGGSSPPSEPILFRTPKESEKMASKSPDEVTMEEVGQAAQLRAGELIIIVVVLIMWAGVIALFCRQYDIIKDNEPNNNKDKAKNSSECSTPEHPQGGLLRSNV